Proteins from one Telopea speciosissima isolate NSW1024214 ecotype Mountain lineage chromosome 1, Tspe_v1, whole genome shotgun sequence genomic window:
- the LOC122643856 gene encoding uncharacterized protein LOC122643856, whose protein sequence is MSSDLFLLDGSFFRNSSSDIVTSDVDLQSLSEPLFSFTDPSSSSTEIFHGFSDQPNGHLQFSTETELCSSGDQTAINLLSCSPPNQKLNHLSLEPTTQVQSVPIQPNYAEDGITCSSVLESDTFGLISEDPYVNLESSNSSSVPPSSYSSNGAQKVSTGVMQRSFSSQSLDRRQGICYHPRISSLVESPNFPNQAMDSLQDSNCTVSMRRVCSTGDLQRITITHFNQGFSSSPLAVESSFTEEGSLKVRRYNAEERKQRIHRYRSKRTQRNFNKTIKYACRKTLADSRPRVRGRFARNDETGEIPKFTGFNREEEDEDDLWVEGFHEEAEAAMMRGTIGGGGGGFDGGVCFTPTEFQFYGF, encoded by the exons ATGTCCTctgatctttttcttttagatggttCTTTCTTTCGTAATTCAAGCTCTGATATCGTCACTTCCGATGTCGATTTGCAGTCACTATCCGAACCCCTTTTCTCTTTCACTGACCCATCATCTTCGTCTACTGAAATCTTCCATGGCTTCTCTGACCAACCAAACGGTCATCTTCAATTTTCAACCGAAACCGAACTATGCTCCTCTGGTGATCAAACCGCCATTAATCTCTTATCTTGTTCACCTCCCAATCAAAAATTGAATCATTTGTCGCTAGAGCCCACGACCCAGGTTCAATCTGTACCTATCCAACCTAATTATGCTGAAGATGGGATCACATGTTCATCTGTTTTGGAATCTGACACATTTGGGTTGATTTCAGAAGATCCTTATGTGAATCTTGAATCTTCAAATAGCTCTTCAGTTCCTCCCAGCAGTTACAGTAGTAACGGTGCTCAGAAGGTTTCAACTGGAGTGATGCAGAGGAGCTTCAGTAGCCAATCTCTCGACCGAAGACAGGGTATTTGTTACCATCCTCGCATCAGTTCTCTCGTAGAGTCCCCAAATTTCCCAAACCAAGCCATGGATTCACTTCAGGACAGTAACTGCACTGTGTCCATGAGAAGGGTTTGCAGCACAGGCGATTTACAA AGAATTACTATTACACACTTCAATCAAGGATTTTCTTCGAGCCCGTTAGCTGTAGAGAGTTCATTCACGGAGGAAGGGAGTCTCAAAGTACGAAGGTACAACGCAGAAGAGAGGAAACAGAGAATTCATAGGTACAGAAGCAAGCGCACTCAGAGAAATTTCAACAAGACAATAAAG TATGCATGTCGAAAGACGCTAGCCGACAGTAGGCCAAGAGTACGTGGGAGATTTGCCCGCAACGATGAAACAGGAGAGATTCCCAAATTTACTGGTTTCAatcgagaggaagaagacgaagatgatCTTTGG GTCGAAGGGTTCCATGAGGAAGCTGAGGCTGCGATGATGAGAGGAACAatagggggaggaggaggagggtttGATGGTGGTGTCTGCTTCACTCCCACTGAGTTTCAGTTCTACGGGTTCTGA
- the LOC122652081 gene encoding uncharacterized protein LOC122652081 — MVSQEYVDKMQSRQNYRNLWHSDLLNTIQADTPYCCFALWCGPCVSYLLRKRALYDDMSRYICCAGYVPCSGKCGESQCPEFCLCTEVFCCFGNSVASTRFLLQDEFNIQTTQCDNCIIGFMFCLQQVACVFSIVAMIVGNDGISQASQILNCLSDYVYCSVCACMQTQHKIQMDKRDGKFGPQSVMAVPQFQEMSRLDQPIPPAVGYPSQPGYGQPYGYPPPAYTR; from the exons ATGGTGTCGCAGGAGTATGTGGACAAGATGCAGTCTCGCCAGAATTACAGGAATCTCTGGCACAGCGATCTCTTGAACACAATTCAAGCTGATACGCCTT ATTGCTGCTTTGCATTGTGGTG TGGACCATGCGTATCATACTTGCTCCGCAAACGAGCTCTTTACGATGATATGTCAAG gtatataTGCTGTGCTGGTTATGTGCCATGTAGTGGCAAGTGTGGAGAAAGCCAGTGCCCTGAATTTTGCCTCTGCACTGAG GTCTTCTGCTGCTTTGGAAATTCAGTTGCATCAACTCGTTTCCTGTTGCAAGATGAGTTCAACATACAAACAACACAATGCGACAACTGCATTATT GGTTTCATGTTCTGCCTCCAACAAGTTGCATGTGTATTTTCCATTGTTGCGATGATTGTTGGAAATGATGGAATCTCACAAGCTTCTCAGATATTAAACTGTTTGTCTGATTATGTTTATTGCTC GGTTTGTGCATGCATGCAG ACACAGCATAAGATTCAAATGGATAAAAGAGATGGTAAATTTGGACCACAGTCGGTGATGGCTGTCCCGCAATTTCAAGAGATGTCGCGTTTAGATCAGCCAATTCCGCCTGCTGTCGGATATCCATCTCAGCCAGGGTATGGGCAGCCATACGGGTACCCACCTCCAGCTTATACTAGGTGA